The Halalkalibacter krulwichiae genome has a segment encoding these proteins:
- a CDS encoding glycogen/starch/alpha-glucan phosphorylase encodes MAMTVEQLSQMLREKLTSSFGKSLEDATTKEMFQSICLTMKESINANWRMTQETYDENESKQVYYFSMEFLLGRLIESNLLNMGLLDLYKDTLTSLGFDPEEVFREEHDAGLGNGGLGRLAACFLDSLASLQLPGYGMGIRYKYGLFQQKVVNGYQVELPDNWLKDEYMWETKRGDKAIEVRFGGTVETTMENGHLHFHHQDYERVLAVPYDVPIVGYDNNTVNTLRLWSAESTTNSFHFHSSRGHDYYHYLDYKRSIEKISEFLYPDDSYYEGKILRLKQQYFLVSAGLQSILQRFKKRNKPLAQLSEHVVVQINDTHPSLVVPELMRLLIDEEKLGWDEAWAITEKTVAYTNHTTLSEALEKWPEEMIKTLFPRLYLIIHEINERFCKMLWYDYPKLREKISEMAIISYEHVHMSHLAMVGSFSINGVAKLHTNILKDRVMKPFYTVFPERFNNKTNGITHRRWLLNVNPELANVISEAIGTNWIRTPNELTKLLPFAEDASFQQAIAKVKHDNKLKLASFIKRHYDITIDDHSIVDVHIKRLHGYKRQLLNLFHVIHLYNRCIEDPYLELTPRTFIFGAKAAPGYFFAKQVIKLINAVAEKINHHPQVSKKIKVVFLENYSVSLAERIIPAADLSEQISTASKEASGTGNMKLMMNGALTIGTLDGANVEIRELVGDENIFTFGLTSDEVFRYQQAGEYRARDYYNNDRRLRNVMDLLVNQHFSDDDVEFKDIFYSLLYNNDEYFVLRDFDNYTEAQNNVQETYQQQSDWLQKSIINIAYSGNFSSDRTIQEYAEEIWQIKPTKIGNLIIN; translated from the coding sequence ATGGCAATGACAGTAGAACAGCTAAGTCAGATGTTACGCGAGAAACTCACCTCGTCATTCGGTAAAAGTTTAGAAGATGCTACGACCAAAGAAATGTTTCAGTCAATTTGTCTCACAATGAAAGAATCGATCAATGCTAATTGGAGAATGACTCAAGAAACATACGATGAAAATGAGAGTAAACAAGTTTATTACTTCTCTATGGAATTTTTACTAGGAAGGTTAATTGAATCGAACCTCCTAAATATGGGGTTATTAGACCTATATAAAGATACCTTAACTTCTCTTGGCTTTGATCCTGAAGAAGTATTCAGAGAAGAACATGATGCCGGTCTTGGGAATGGTGGTCTTGGAAGACTTGCCGCCTGCTTTTTAGATTCTTTAGCCTCCCTTCAGTTACCTGGATACGGAATGGGAATTCGCTATAAATATGGCTTGTTTCAACAAAAGGTTGTGAATGGGTATCAAGTCGAGTTACCAGACAATTGGTTAAAAGATGAATATATGTGGGAGACAAAACGAGGTGACAAAGCCATTGAAGTTCGTTTTGGAGGGACTGTTGAGACAACAATGGAAAACGGTCACCTCCACTTCCATCACCAAGATTATGAACGAGTACTGGCAGTTCCTTACGACGTACCTATTGTCGGATACGATAATAATACAGTCAATACACTCAGACTATGGAGTGCTGAATCAACTACGAATTCCTTTCACTTCCACTCAAGTCGCGGACATGATTATTATCACTATCTCGACTACAAAAGATCAATTGAAAAAATTTCTGAATTTCTCTATCCGGATGACTCCTACTATGAAGGAAAAATACTAAGGTTAAAACAACAGTATTTCTTAGTGTCTGCAGGTCTCCAAAGCATCTTACAACGATTTAAGAAACGAAATAAGCCCTTAGCTCAACTGTCAGAGCACGTTGTCGTACAAATTAATGATACACACCCGAGCCTTGTCGTACCTGAATTAATGAGATTGTTAATTGATGAAGAGAAACTCGGGTGGGATGAAGCTTGGGCCATCACTGAAAAGACGGTTGCATACACAAACCATACTACATTAAGTGAAGCTTTAGAAAAATGGCCTGAAGAAATGATCAAGACCTTATTTCCAAGGCTTTATTTAATCATCCATGAAATCAATGAGCGTTTCTGTAAAATGCTTTGGTATGATTATCCAAAGTTACGGGAGAAGATTTCTGAAATGGCGATCATCTCTTACGAACACGTACACATGTCTCACTTAGCTATGGTTGGAAGCTTTAGTATTAATGGGGTTGCGAAGTTACATACAAATATACTAAAAGATCGCGTAATGAAACCCTTTTATACTGTATTTCCAGAACGTTTTAACAACAAAACAAATGGAATCACCCACAGACGCTGGTTATTAAATGTAAACCCTGAGTTAGCCAATGTAATCTCAGAAGCAATTGGTACTAATTGGATTCGAACTCCAAATGAATTAACAAAATTACTTCCATTTGCCGAAGATGCTTCTTTTCAACAAGCAATAGCCAAAGTAAAGCATGATAATAAACTTAAGTTGGCTTCTTTTATTAAGAGACACTATGATATTACAATTGACGACCATTCAATCGTTGATGTTCACATCAAACGGCTACATGGCTACAAACGGCAATTACTTAATTTATTTCATGTTATTCATCTCTACAATCGCTGCATTGAAGATCCATATTTGGAGTTAACGCCTAGAACATTTATTTTTGGTGCAAAAGCTGCACCTGGTTATTTCTTTGCAAAACAAGTTATTAAACTCATTAACGCCGTTGCAGAAAAAATAAACCACCACCCTCAAGTCAGTAAGAAAATCAAAGTTGTATTTCTTGAAAATTACTCTGTAAGTTTAGCAGAACGTATTATTCCAGCAGCCGATTTAAGCGAACAAATTTCAACTGCCAGCAAAGAAGCTTCTGGAACAGGTAACATGAAACTAATGATGAACGGTGCTCTTACAATCGGAACACTAGATGGTGCAAATGTAGAAATTAGAGAACTTGTTGGAGATGAGAATATTTTCACATTCGGCTTAACATCAGACGAAGTATTCCGTTATCAACAAGCTGGTGAGTATCGGGCTCGTGATTATTATAATAATGACAGGCGGTTAAGAAATGTAATGGATTTACTTGTTAATCAGCACTTCTCAGATGATGATGTTGAATTTAAAGATATCTTTTATTCTCTTTTATACAATAACGACGAGTATTTCGTCTTAAGAGATTTCGACAATTACACAGAAGCACAAAATAATGTGCAAGAAACTTATCAACAACAATCTGATTGGTTACAAAAAAGCATTATTAATATTGCCTATTCCGGTAACTTTTCAAGCGACCGCACTATTCAAGAATACGCTGAGGAAATATGGCAAATTAAACCTACCAAAATTGGAAACCTAATTATTAACTAA
- a CDS encoding pyridoxal phosphate-dependent aminotransferase, translating to MKTFKQSDALERLPEQFFSNLVNKVMKIKEMHNDVINLGQGNPDQPTPKGIVDKLEQSASNPHYHKYPPFAGFPFLKKAVADYYQREYGVEVDPDTEVAVLAGTKTGLVEISQCFLNKGDIALVPDPGYPDYWSGIALAGAKMHAMPLLEENHFHPDFSIIDENTWQEAKLMFLNYPNNPTGAVATPELFKEAIEVANKYDVCVVHDFAYGAIGFDGKKPLSFLQTPGAKEVGVEMLTLSKTYNMAGWRVGFVVGNPSVVKAIELIQDHYYCSIFGGIQEAAAYALSTDQSNVEQLIKMYEKRRNTLVEAAKKIGWNVNAPKGSFFAWFPVPKGYASAEFADLLLEEARVVVAPGIGFGDHGEGYVRIALLSDDDILKEAINRIGKLEPFTQTHK from the coding sequence GTGAAAACATTTAAACAATCGGATGCTTTAGAGCGTCTGCCAGAACAATTCTTTTCAAACCTTGTAAATAAAGTAATGAAAATAAAGGAAATGCATAATGATGTGATTAATTTAGGTCAAGGAAACCCTGATCAACCTACTCCTAAAGGTATTGTAGATAAACTTGAACAGTCAGCAAGTAATCCACACTATCATAAATACCCTCCGTTTGCCGGGTTTCCGTTTTTAAAAAAAGCTGTTGCAGATTATTATCAAAGGGAATATGGAGTAGAGGTTGATCCAGATACCGAGGTTGCCGTTCTAGCAGGGACAAAAACAGGGTTAGTTGAAATAAGCCAATGCTTTCTAAACAAAGGAGATATAGCTTTAGTTCCAGATCCAGGTTATCCTGATTACTGGTCTGGAATTGCTTTAGCTGGCGCTAAGATGCATGCGATGCCGCTTTTGGAAGAAAATCATTTTCATCCTGACTTTTCGATAATTGATGAGAATACATGGCAAGAAGCTAAATTAATGTTCTTAAATTATCCTAATAACCCGACAGGAGCAGTTGCAACGCCAGAACTCTTTAAGGAAGCAATTGAAGTTGCAAATAAATATGATGTTTGTGTGGTCCATGATTTTGCTTATGGAGCGATTGGCTTTGATGGTAAAAAACCTCTTAGCTTTCTTCAAACTCCTGGAGCGAAAGAAGTTGGTGTTGAGATGTTAACACTTTCTAAGACGTATAATATGGCTGGATGGAGAGTTGGTTTCGTTGTAGGAAATCCAAGTGTTGTTAAGGCAATAGAACTTATTCAAGATCATTATTATTGCTCTATATTTGGTGGAATTCAAGAAGCGGCTGCTTATGCTCTTTCAACGGACCAATCAAATGTTGAACAATTGATCAAAATGTATGAAAAACGTCGAAATACACTCGTAGAGGCAGCTAAAAAGATAGGATGGAATGTCAACGCACCAAAGGGGTCTTTCTTTGCTTGGTTCCCTGTACCAAAAGGCTATGCTTCAGCAGAATTTGCAGATTTATTACTTGAAGAAGCACGAGTTGTAGTAGCTCCAGGTATCGGGTTTGGTGATCATGGAGAAGGGTATGTTCGAATTGCTTTGTTAAGCGATGATGATATTTTGAAGGAAGCGATCAATCGTATTGGGAAACTAGAACCTTTTACTCAAACCCACAAATAA
- a CDS encoding manganese catalase family protein: MGGKRLILRLDRLLIDLPKPEHPDANAAAAVQELLGGKFGEMSTLNNYMYQSFNFRSKKKLKPFYDLIASITAEEFGHVELVANTINHMIEGTTFPGDPDITPMQNAKDKRITRHFIETAQASYPMNSMGAPWTGENVFNSGNLILDLLHNFFLECGARTHKMRVYEMTDNPVAREMIGYLLVRGGVHVVAYAKALEVATGVDMTKMVPIPSLENKAFDYARKFEDQGIHRKLYTFSPTDYQDIDKIWKGVHPEDGQPVEVVRGAPQGAPMPDYPEIPEEFAPGISHDDFLEIAKRLQRSAGI; this comes from the coding sequence ATGGGGGGAAAACGATTGATTTTACGTCTTGATCGGTTACTTATTGATTTACCGAAGCCTGAACATCCTGATGCAAATGCGGCTGCAGCAGTTCAAGAATTACTTGGCGGTAAATTTGGCGAGATGTCGACATTAAATAATTATATGTATCAGTCTTTTAATTTTCGAAGTAAAAAGAAGTTGAAGCCATTTTATGATTTAATTGCAAGTATTACAGCTGAGGAATTTGGTCATGTTGAGCTTGTAGCTAACACAATTAATCATATGATTGAAGGAACAACTTTCCCTGGTGACCCTGACATTACACCAATGCAAAACGCGAAGGATAAGAGAATCACTCGACACTTTATTGAAACTGCGCAAGCGTCATATCCAATGAATTCAATGGGAGCTCCTTGGACTGGAGAAAATGTATTTAATAGTGGGAATCTAATATTAGATTTACTCCATAATTTCTTTCTTGAATGTGGAGCTAGAACACATAAGATGAGAGTTTATGAGATGACTGATAATCCGGTAGCAAGAGAAATGATAGGTTATCTTCTCGTTCGTGGTGGTGTACATGTCGTTGCTTACGCAAAGGCACTTGAAGTCGCTACAGGAGTAGATATGACAAAGATGGTACCAATACCATCTTTAGAAAACAAAGCATTTGATTATGCACGAAAATTTGAAGATCAAGGTATTCATCGGAAGCTATATACCTTTAGTCCGACCGATTATCAAGATATTGATAAAATTTGGAAGGGAGTGCACCCTGAAGACGGGCAGCCGGTAGAAGTCGTTCGGGGAGCGCCTCAAGGGGCTCCAATGCCAGACTATCCTGAAATACCTGAAGAGTTTGCACCAGGAATTTCTCATGACGATTTCTTAGAAATTGCGAAAAGACTACAGCGATCTGCAGGAATTTAG
- a CDS encoding glycerophosphodiester phosphodiesterase family protein — protein MIKIYAHRGYSDKYPENTMVAFQAAVDYGADGIEFDVQLTKDNVPVVIHDLTVDRTTTGSGRVRDLTVRELKEFSAGAWFGERFDSQKISTLEEVLAWAMGNSIMLNIELKGVVTDREEMIAAILSILKKFDCEDRLILSSFDHPTIQSLTEEAPLIEMAIIVASALFKPEEYLRRLKIRGYHFSHISLREEEIRE, from the coding sequence TTGATAAAAATATATGCTCATAGAGGATATTCAGACAAATACCCTGAAAATACTATGGTTGCTTTTCAAGCAGCAGTTGACTACGGAGCCGATGGCATTGAATTTGATGTGCAACTAACGAAAGACAATGTACCAGTTGTCATTCATGATTTAACTGTTGATCGCACAACGACAGGCTCTGGTAGAGTTAGAGACTTAACAGTAAGGGAATTGAAAGAGTTTAGCGCAGGGGCTTGGTTTGGGGAGCGATTTGACTCGCAGAAAATCTCAACTCTTGAAGAGGTACTAGCATGGGCAATGGGGAATTCTATCATGTTAAATATTGAACTCAAAGGAGTAGTTACAGATAGAGAAGAAATGATAGCCGCGATTCTCTCTATTTTGAAGAAATTCGACTGTGAAGATCGGCTTATTCTATCATCCTTTGACCATCCAACCATTCAAAGTCTCACAGAAGAGGCTCCTCTAATAGAAATGGCAATTATTGTAGCTTCTGCTTTATTTAAACCAGAGGAATATTTGAGAAGACTTAAGATTAGAGGTTATCATTTTTCGCATATTAGTTTAAGAGAAGAAGAGATAAGGGAATGA
- a CDS encoding siderophore ABC transporter substrate-binding protein, with protein MKKSLLFVLMTGLLALFIAACSSETSTEPENGTQEEPAAEAETVNEEDAEITVTHQFGETVVPKNPESVVVFDLGVLDVLETLEVDAVTGIGEPSGGLPEYLAAFGGEYEGAGTLHEPDFEKVYDLQPDLIIISGRAQEAYDELSEIAPTLFMAVDTANYIESMTDNVTLLAEIFGKEAEAEEELAQISESLDSLQEEASTNDTEGLIILANDGSISAYGPGSRFGILHNEFGVKAVDENIEVSNHGQNISFEYIAEKNPEYLFVVDRGAIVGGESSAQQTIENEVVKTTQAYESGNIIYLDPVYWYITSGGLTSTVGMIDEVSAALQ; from the coding sequence ATGAAGAAGTCATTGTTATTCGTTCTAATGACAGGATTGTTAGCATTATTTATCGCAGCATGTAGTTCAGAGACAAGCACAGAGCCTGAAAATGGAACTCAAGAAGAGCCAGCAGCTGAAGCTGAGACTGTAAATGAAGAAGACGCAGAGATAACAGTAACTCATCAATTCGGTGAAACTGTTGTTCCAAAGAATCCTGAAAGTGTTGTTGTTTTTGATTTAGGTGTTCTTGATGTGTTAGAAACTCTAGAAGTAGATGCTGTAACAGGTATTGGTGAACCAAGCGGTGGACTTCCTGAGTATTTAGCTGCATTCGGAGGAGAATATGAAGGAGCTGGCACATTGCATGAGCCTGATTTCGAGAAAGTTTATGATCTCCAACCAGACTTAATTATTATTTCTGGTCGTGCTCAAGAAGCGTATGATGAGTTAAGTGAAATTGCACCAACTTTATTTATGGCTGTTGATACAGCAAATTATATTGAGTCAATGACTGATAATGTTACTCTTCTGGCTGAGATTTTCGGCAAGGAAGCAGAGGCTGAAGAAGAACTTGCTCAAATTAGTGAATCACTTGATTCATTACAAGAAGAAGCTTCTACAAACGATACTGAAGGTTTAATCATCTTAGCAAATGATGGTTCAATTAGTGCGTATGGTCCTGGTTCAAGATTTGGAATTCTTCATAATGAATTTGGAGTAAAAGCAGTTGATGAGAATATTGAAGTCTCTAATCACGGACAAAATATTTCTTTTGAATATATTGCTGAGAAAAACCCAGAATATTTGTTTGTAGTTGATAGAGGGGCTATTGTTGGTGGCGAATCATCTGCTCAACAAACAATTGAAAATGAAGTAGTTAAAACAACGCAAGCTTATGAAAGTGGAAACATTATTTACTTAGATCCTGTCTACTGGTACATCACAAGTGGTGGTTTAACATCAACAGTTGGGATGATTGATGAAGTTAGTGCAGCATTACAATAA
- the nfsA gene encoding oxygen-insensitive NADPH nitroreductase, translating to MEHNTVTDLIKSHRSIRSFTEEDIAEWKVNEIVDSGRWAPTSHHVQAYSILVIKDKEMKKKLATLAGNQTYVETCPVFYVICADYYRLKMASDMHEQPFEIGEQEQVIVGAVDAALVAQNMLLAARSMGLGGVMIGGIRNEPQAVSEVLNLPEFTFPVMGLCVGYPNQDPAQKPRLPKAAAIHYENYDQSKIEKALTEYDQIMEQYYYERTNGKRSDKWTRQMAEFTSTAKRPQVGNFIKKQGFLK from the coding sequence GTGGAACATAATACGGTTACTGATTTAATAAAAAGTCATCGATCTATTAGATCTTTTACGGAAGAAGATATTGCTGAATGGAAAGTAAATGAGATTGTGGATTCTGGACGATGGGCTCCTACTTCACATCATGTTCAAGCTTACAGTATTCTTGTTATAAAAGACAAAGAAATGAAAAAGAAGCTTGCTACATTAGCTGGTAATCAAACTTATGTAGAAACATGTCCTGTTTTTTACGTAATATGTGCTGATTACTATCGCTTGAAAATGGCAAGTGATATGCATGAGCAGCCTTTTGAAATAGGAGAACAAGAGCAAGTCATAGTTGGTGCGGTTGATGCTGCTCTCGTTGCACAAAATATGTTGCTAGCAGCCAGATCAATGGGACTTGGTGGCGTCATGATTGGCGGGATTCGTAATGAGCCCCAAGCGGTTTCGGAAGTGTTAAATCTACCAGAGTTTACATTTCCAGTTATGGGCTTGTGTGTTGGTTACCCGAATCAGGATCCGGCTCAAAAGCCTCGGTTACCGAAAGCGGCGGCAATTCATTATGAAAATTATGATCAAAGCAAAATAGAAAAGGCGCTCACTGAATATGATCAAATAATGGAACAGTATTATTATGAGCGAACAAATGGAAAACGGTCTGATAAATGGACTAGGCAAATGGCGGAGTTTACTTCAACAGCAAAACGCCCACAAGTAGGAAACTTTATAAAAAAACAAGGGTTCTTAAAATAA